The region AGAGGGATGGGGAGAGGAGGGGAAGAGCAAAGTAGCTTGAACTTGGGGCAGGGAGAAGGTATTAATAGAGAGGAGTGAGGGGTTTGTCTGCCAGCTTCATCGCTGAAATAATACCCCCCTTTCTTCACTTGGCTATTTCTCTTCTGAATGCACATGCTCCTGCAAGCATGGGGTCAAAAATTCACTCAAAATGCCTCTTATTTGCCATCTTTGTGGCTAACGAAGGAAAGCTCAAGTTCACCTGCAACTTCTCTTACAAATGCATGTTGATGTTTACCAAGACAGTCAGATAAGGCCCAACTAGTCTAAATCAAAGACATGTATGTAGATCTTTCACTCCACTACAGTTTGAGAGGGATTTCCATGCAAATTCTCCTGCTTCTTGAGTAAAATGACTGCACTGTCTAAATTAATAGCCCATAGTCTAATAAAGATGGATAGAAGtgacaaagacattttaaaaaatccaacaaGAATTGCCATTTCCTCCACAACAGCATCAACAATCATTCAGCAACTGACCCAGAATCAAGAAATAGCATTCTCCATGTGACAGCTCACTAAACAATGAACGGGCCGAGGTGCAAGGGCAGCCAGGGGTAAATATGAGGCAGTGGACAGCAGAGTGAACTGATATACAAGCATGACACAGGGAGGATATTCAAAGAATTTTAGGGGTGGTCACGTCTGAATCCCTGAGGTAGACAAGCTATAGCTGATTAGCACGACATGCATCCCCAGAATTCACACCCGTCTTCATTGACGTGGTCGAGGAATCTGGAGGCCAAATTAAAACGTATTCCACTGACAACACTCCCTGGGGACTCACTGGATGTTGACCCTGACAATCTTTAAGCTCTAGCAGACTTTACAACAACAGTATATACTAATATtagtaaagaaagaaaatcaagaaaattcTGCAttgagataaaagtgacaaatgtTGTTTTCATATACATACATGGGCTGTATTACTCTTAAGGTTGTGAAAAGGTTTAATATATAGATactaaatgaaaatatgcaTTTTCAAAAGAGtaaaatcagcatcattttggGGTTGATAGTATtgaaaagtaccaaagcttaaaaaaaaaaatcacatctattttatatgaTATGCAAAGAAAATTAATAAATCCATCAAAAGTTGCAGACAAACACCTACAGTACACactcctttttttaattgcacaAAATTATTGGCAATTTTTTTAGTACTGAAATGCTGAAAACACATTTGGGAAATATGGCGTGTGCAAGAGTTTACCTCTACTTTTtggtattaaaaaaagattCTTCTTATGTCAAGTGTCTGGGACATCCATATATCATTAATCATCATATCAAAGTTAATGCACATCCCATGAAGAATGAGTAGTGTGTAACATGCTGTTACGTTGTTAGTGGTTTAATTGCTGCATGCCTCTCCATTTACGTGTGGATTGGTGTTTGCGTTTTCACTTTAAACTACAAATGTATGAGTAGCTCAATTAATGCAGCACTTCAGTTCCATAACCAATTTTccaaggaggaaaaaaagtggatgATATCAACTCTTATCGAATCATGTTGTGTGTCTTGTATAATATCATAAGGATCAAAACATATTGCATTACATTGTACTGTCTGAATCGAGCttgtgcttttctagttgtctgacaACTCAAAGCACTTATGACACCAAAGGTCAAACTTACTTTGTAGAGTGGTAACTGAGTAACTctggctgtcagcattaatgcattagcTTCAATGCAATTAAGAGCCATAACTACTGTGTTAACTTTCAGCATTAATTGCACTTGTTAGCACACTTTGGCTGCAGGGGGAcgttgcagtggcttaaccacaCAGTTGTGTAAAATCAGTCCATCATTCAGCCTTTATGTCTTAtttcacaaaaagaaaaaaataaccaattGTTAGCTCAATGGACAAGTCAAGTCATCTGTATCTCATGTTATTTAGCattccactttttaccatttcctAATTTTCTTTCCAATCCATAAAAATTCCTTTGCCGGGCTGACTTCATTTCATTATCTTCTCCAATTAaagttctttttaaaataaaagcagctcgCTATCCATACAAAGAGTCAGCTTCCAATAGTTTtcagacagtacaaaaatccaaaatggcacaaaaactgttttaaatgcaaaatagtggaatttagAAATGTgtccaaaaatatattaattgtTATTAATTACAGAACTTATTTATCATAATTtcacagccctagttttaacTTTTCTCATTCATATTATTGCTGGtgatagattaaaaaaaaaaatcaagttaagtTAATTGCATGAATagactgtgattaatcatgattaatcacacaTTTAAAATTATACCATTTACTTATATTTTGGTTTGAGAATAAAGAAGTACAAATACAGGAAACTATACTTTTTAACCAGAACAGTGTGAGCCAGTCACCCTGTATGGTAATGTACTGTACTAGATTGTGTCCTGGTCTACCCTGCCATACCCTCCTGTCATATTGGGGTAttacatcataaaaaaaaactgtttaacattgtatcatatctatAGTATATCATAgcttttattatattttattttatcataaataatattttatcaAATTGTAAAATGGGGGAAGTATAGCGTAAgctatatatagatatatatatatatatatagagtaAGCGTGAGAAATACATTTAACCTTAGTTATACCCCAAGCCTCCACCCTCTCCAGATTTAGCGTGCAGTGATTAAGATGAGTTAAGATGAATCAACTTCTGAGAGGTAGGGCGTTCATGAGTGTGCACAGCCaggaaaacagaacaaagagtGTCAAGTCAGCGTTATGTATGCATTAAAACTTTGTCCAAGAACAGCTGAAGCGAAAGTCAAATGCGAGAATTGTGGTGTGATTCTGACATTTATAACCACAGGTACAAATCACGCAAGGAACAAAACTCCCAACAGAGGCGTGAAAATCTCATCTGGTCCCAACCCTGACGATAATTCCTATGTTCTGTCCTCACTAGAACAGATGCAGGTTGTAACCAGCCCAGTGTTTCCACATTATCACTTCCTTTTCCAGACACTTTGCCAGCTTCTAGCTTTCCCTTGGCTCTCACTGAGACAAACCACTAGGTTAATTTAGCTTGACATAGCACAACTAGGATTGTTTAGGTTCCTGGACACACTAATTGCAGCCTTTGAACAAGAGAAAGAGAAGTTTTGTGTCCTAAATGATACAGTAATTTGCTTTTTCACTGCTTACTTCCTTCACTCcaggcaaagaaaaaacagaggaTCAAAAATGACCCAGCTATCCTGCAAGATCAGATTTCTTTCAACATTGCTAACCACATGTAATCGTGAAAGTCTGACCAGCAATTTAAAAAACCTGAATTAAGAGAATATCTGCAGAGGTGTGGTCCTTCATACAAGCACTGCTGCAACCAGagggaatgtaaaactaactCCATGTGCGTGTTTGTGTATCTGTGTGATCATCGTGCTTGattttccttcttctttctgCTGCTGGCATGACTAGAGGAAACACGCTCACTAGGCTCCATTACCAAAGCCTTGTTTATCCAACCCTGACTAGGTCCTGAGGGCGACTGGCTGGGAACACAGATCTTTGGGAAAAGGAAGGGAAGGAGGAGGGATACACTGATGATACTTTCTAATACGAGAACAGGAAAAGGACGTTATAACCATGAAGCAGGAAGATTTCACTGCATTACTAGAAAAATCTTAGTCATGCCATCATAAGTAGAGTTAGGCTTGGTTAGAGCTATAGCTTGAGCTTTTCTGCAAATGACTTCCAATGAATAATGGAGTAGGATTTGACTTGGAGATCCAATCTTTCGGCCAAGCaacaaaaagtacaagtcaTTAAAATACTTCTATGGTTCTATTTGGTTTTGTCCAGAGGTTATTTATACTCTCTGGCTGTTCCACTTCTTCATCTAACCTTACAAAAGAATAAACAAACTCTTGTCATGGGGATAGCAAATCAGATTTCTGTGCATTCAAATATTCCGCTATTAATCAAGTATGGTTGCTCTAACTTCCTAATAATAACAGGCAAAATAAAGCAATGAAGCCATACAGGAAATTAAAGATAGGACAGAAGTTGCAGGGAGGAAAAGGGGGTCAAACCTCTAGAAGCGCTGTTTACCCAACAGAGTGAACGAAATGACAAACCGGAGCCGGGATTGCTAGAGCGTGGCCGAACATGAGGAATGCTCCTTTAGTAAGCACCACTCCCTGAACTGACAGCAGGGAAGGAGACCTGAGACCACCTGGCCCTGAAGCCTTTGGACCGACGACCCAGAAGACTAAGCCAGATTTAATCCCAGCCCAGAGTTATGTTTGAGGTTCTTATTGAATTTACTCTTGGTTGTAGAACAAGAAGGTCCAGGATTTTAGGAAATGTATGAGAGGACATTTTAGAAGCATTATAGCAAGATGAGTTTTAAGGCTGAGGCTGATTTATGTTTGATCAGTTGGTGGCAGTGTTACTACTGTCAGAAGAGTTAAATTAGGGTTTATTGAAGAAGATATTTAAGATTTAGTCACAAGGTCTTTGCACACcaagtcatttttttcaatgcatttttcagattttttaaaattattcacaGAAAAATTTCACACCAACTCGGATATAGAGGTTAGATTCTCTGTCAGGGGAATCAAAGACATCCTGTCGGACCTACCAGTATAATTATGTTTAACCTCAGATTTTTCCTTGTAATAACTTAAgaaaaatttccccaaaatggCCTACTAAGATTTTCTCGTTTTATGTGGTATGTGAGAACAAATTTTGGCCTAATGGATGAAATCCTCAGCAATCCACACAAAATGCATCAACTCAGCTACACAGTGTTTACAGTAAAGTTTcagtgtgagggagagagagagagggggaaagagagcagcagctgctgctctgaatAGTTAAACACTTAGgtcttgtccacatggagacgaaaacgttatatttccatttcgttttgaaaaagttttccgtacaTACgagatcgtttcaggaaatgtcgaCAGAaccacggaaccactgaaaacagctgaaaatgctgtagtatgccaagcctgtaagtggcgctgtcacggaaatgcaccaaaagagagaagaagatcacaaaaaactgccacaaactttctcctagttgcccttgtggttgttctccgcgttggatttaagaacatctggtgtacgTCGTTTGTCGTTGTgttaaaggagcatcagattttgctgtaaaagccataacaagctcgatcatgtctgcagcatgaacacaaccctgtaattcgccattgttgttttggttcgacaTGCGTATGTGGCGTAAGTgtgctacgctatgtgtgatgttacggtttcaagaaagatgcagttggctgtccacacggacaCGAAATGGTAAGCATTTACAGAtatgttcactctgggacccggtttaaAAAAGCAGcgtttacggcctcccaaaacaCTGTTTCCGTATGGATAAAAGGCCAATACGACAAAAAAATTTTTTCATGCACTCCTGAAtccgtctccatgtggacggggccttaaaTGACTGAGATggatgtaaaaaacaaaaaatttaacCTGTTCTAATAAAGGTAACGATGGACAAACGTTTCAGAGTCAGAGCAACCATAATAGAcacaaaatgtgattttattgtattaCAACTGACTGTATGCAAAGGCTTAAGATGAAAGTGtttcttagttttagtcccatatTAGACGTTataatgttagtctagttttacttgttaaaatttgaaaacattttggtccagttttagtcaataaaagtCATTACAATGACATTTACATATGTCATTACTTTTTTCAAATATCTAAAATCTTTACACAAACAATATAAGCCAAactgtaaaactaaaaaaatgctcaaatgAAAACTATCACTACAGTATCAATACTTCAGTAAGGATAATTTTAGATGGTGGTAAGAGTTCTCTTCTACTTCAATTGGCATACATTTTATCACAGAGGAACTATAGATATCACTGAtgtagtgtttttttatgttgtacATCTTTATATGGTTCTTACTATTATGACAGTATTtaataaagggaaaataaagggaattaaaactgttaaataacaGTAGAAATTGAAATGGATGTGAGTGTGTCTGCTTGTCTAAGCATGAAAACAATTGTTCAGCATTTCAGCTAACCTGAGTCATCTTTGCCAGGTCCAGGGAGGGCCGCTGCTCTTGGGCATCTTCTGGTCTCCTGCGCTTCATACCAATCTTCTTGTCGTTTAACACACAGGGCTGGGATCTGCTCCGTGACAGACAACCCCTCACTCCAGCTCTCTGGCTTGTCCGCCTCCCCAGTTCTGGTGTGGAGTCCGGAGAGCTGGCCTCTGAGGCTTCTTCCCCCTGGAGCTCTGGGAGGCTGATCTGCTcgtgggagagggagaggaagtgGTAATGATGACGTGAGGAGGGAGAGGTAGGGGTGACTGGAGAGGCAGTGAATTTAGGGTTAAGAGGCAGGCGCTGGTTGAAGAACGGCAGGTCCAAAGCTCCATCTGAAGGGATGCTGGAGCGTGAGGGCAAACTGAAACTGGAGCTACGCTGCATGGTGGGGAAATTGCCGCTGGAGaaaccccctcctcctcctcggaCACTACCTCCACTTAGACACCTTCTTTTCTCCACTGTCGTCCATACACGGGAGCCTTGTGGCCTCCATGATGAGCGAAACCCACTGAATTCATCGGAGAAGGACAGAGAGCGGCACTGGCGTTTGCTCGGGGGTGCCGTAGGAGCTTGGCTGGTGGCTGTAGTGGTGTAATGTGCAGTGGTGGACGTGGCAAGGGAGAGGGGGCCGCTCACGCTGCCGTCACCGAGGCTGAGATCTCTTATCAGACTGGTGATTGCTGTGCTAGGCTCTTTGGCCCAGTGCCAGCTCCCCGGCTCAGGCATCACATCCCACAGGCTCTCCAGACTGGCACCAGACTGGCAGGGAGTGCTCTGCTGGATGCCACAGGTTTGCCTCCGGTCCAGCCACCGATCTGCCTCTGTAATgatcaaaatacaaaaactcaCTCTTAGTGACCACATAAGCAATTGTCTGCAACAGCGTATCAAGTAGATATGAGCACAATAAGCATGACAGtaataaaatcatgataaattcTATCCAAGTCGCAGGTAATATGATCTGGAAGGAAAATTAAATCCACATCCttactaacaaaaaaaaattacaaagtaaaCATGATTTAGCAAAAGACCAGTGGTGACAAAAAATCCAGACTTTTTACCTACCATGAGAGTATTTAATTATGTTTCTGATATCAATGCTGCAttttatgtgcatgtgtgagcaGCTGTGGATCACTGGTAGAGAAGGTCAGTGGTTTGACCCCTAGTAGCTCCTGTTCCCACATGTAAATGTGTCTTTAGGCAAGACACTTCACCCATATTTGCTACCACTGCCGCATCAGTTACATGTGAACACATATGAGTGGTATGATTTAATACTGAAGGCCACTTTACATACTGGCCTCAACAACCAGTGTGTGAATGGTTAAGTGTGACCTGCGGGGTAGAAACTGCTTCGgcatgttttttcttgttctaGATTAGGCAAGTTCTTTTTCGATTCATTAGGCAAAGCCCTAAATATTTGACTGATGAAGTTGCCTTTCCCTCTCTTGTTATTCATAAATGTATTCTGTTACAGTGGAAAAGCCCTAATCCACCACCAAACCCAAACTGGCAGACTGATTTAATTTCTTTACTCCTTAAGAGGCTCAGTTGCGGCTGCTGGTTTGGCTAAACTGGTAGAGGAGGCACTCATATACTCACAACTTAATTCACCGTCAGTGATTCCTTGTTGACtaaggggagcttcacaaggagtggactgaggctaaagtcagtggatcaagagccatcATATACAGATGGATCCAGGATATAGGCTACAAGTATTGAGTTCTTAGTgtcaagccaatcctgaaccacaaaGTCATCCAAGTCCCACCTGGGCTAAGGAAAAGAAGAaccgttgctcagtggtccaaagtcctgctttcagattaaactaaatttcaaatttcatttggaaatcaaagtCCCAGAGtgtggaggaagatcagagaagcccagaatccaaggtgcttgaagtccagtgttttcagtttccacagtcagtgatggtttgggttgccatgccatctgctgctgttggtccactgttcTTTTAACAAACCCAGCGTCAACCCTGTCAGCAGTCTACCAGGAGATCTAAGAGCAcctcatgcttccatctgctgagaagctttatcgCGATACtgttttccttttccagcaggactgcAAGAGAGCCCAAAACTACCAGACACTGGTTttctgaccatggtattactgtgtctGATTGGCCAGACAACTGGCCTGAGGAGGGTGAGAGACATCAGaatcaacaatacagacgagttGAAGGCTGCTATTGGAGCAACCTGGACTTCATATcatcccagcagtgccacagactgattggctccatgccatgttGCATAGATGCAACATCCAATCCACTCACCACTGATTGCATAAATAAGCATAATTTTccaaaaggtcaacatttctgcattttaaatccttttttagacaggtgttttgtgatattgtaatattttgatatggtggatttttgtttttgttttttttgtcagccaTAAtcaagattgaaaaaaaaactgaaaaaggaaagaaagaactttttcatgatattccagttttttgagatgcacctgcatACCAAAATGTTTGTATAGTGTTTGTATATTGCACAGCAACTCATCCTATTTTGTAAGATTTtgacatgtttgtgtttcactGTCCAACAACAACTTTTTGAAGGATAAGTTTATGggatcagataaaaagtcatgttgTCAGCTTTCTGAAGATGCATTTATTAGGTAACTTTATATCTtttaaatgacagtttttattCTTACTAGTATGAGAATTTCTTTAACTCAAAAATTAAGTCATTGTGATCTCCAAATGTTAAGATAATTAACAGAAGGGTATGACAAATCAGAGAATTTTGTCATTACCTATGCAATCAGTTAAACATATAAAGCAAAGAAGTACAATAATTCCCTCACAATAAAGTTGAGTGGAGGTTTAAATCTGcagtaaataaaaatcatataatttaaaaaaaatgataaaatgaaaatacttCATATTTGAACCATTTGTAAATGTACTTCATAACAATCTCCTACTGCTTAAAGCAAGAGGTTTCACTGCTGTAAAAGCATGCTCTTTGGAAGACATGAAATTATTATCTGGTAACTGAAGAGATCTCTCATTAACCTGAGGGCATTACAAACATCTGAGCACAGACATCGGAAAATCGTGTCATCAATCTTTTGTCTGAGGATGGAAGACAGCCTCAGGGAAATAACTGCAGCTGCACGGTTCAAATTAGTGCAAGATGTATGTTTTTTACAAGTACGGTCTCCTCCTAAATCTTGAattgtttaaaatcaaaaattagaatGCCTTTTTGACAACAGGGCTTAAGAAGTTGACTGAAGAAGTTAAAAATGTTGAGTCTCATAGTGTATGGTTTAATGGGCGATATCACAGCTCAGCATACATATGATAAATGTGTACCAAAagtttgaaaagcaaaaaaggaaaagcttaaagtgttttaaattaaatcccAGCTCAAAAAAAGCTTATAGTTCCAGTTCAAGTCCACAAAACCTTGAAATCCAAGTGTCCATCTCAAAAAACATGAACCACACACAGCACTGATAAGAATCAGCTCATGAGACAGTCACTCCCACGCTACTAGTCAGGTGGGTGCAAGACAGTAGTTAAATTTGCAGTCTTTTTCACACTCTACACAAAAGAGTCTATCATGCATCTGTAGGAGATAATACACCTACGGTAAAGTGACTGCAGCTACAAAGCTAAGAGGTCAAATTGTAAATCTATTGAAGCCTTTTGGCAGAGAGAGGCAGCTTACTGATCCAAGTCATGTCCTTTTTGGAAGCTTGTCTCTAATTTTGGCATGCTCTCGCACAGACTGCTGGACGGAAATCATTGTTTGAGGCGGACAAACAATGCAGGGGGCTACAGTGACGACCTGACAGGAATGTTAGGAAAACAACTCGACAAAAGGGAGAAAGGGATGAACTTCAAAAGGCCACCCTTTGAAAGCAAGAAACAAAGTGCTGGTTAAACTAACAAGACAAACTAGACAATGTTAAAGTCAACATTAACAGTGGAAAAAGTAAGCCTCATTCCTCCCTGTGACGTCTCTCCATCAAAAGAAAGAGCAGATAGTGAGTGATCGTAGGGTCTTGTGTTTATAAAAGCATGTCTTTTAGCACCTGGGATAATTACTGCTACACTAACAGAGCTGAAGGGAAATTGTTGACATAGGCAACAGCATATTCAATTACAGTACACTCCCATGAGAGCGGTGTGCAACGTTGTGTGGAGGCAGGTGCACCCTGATCATGAGAGGGGGATGAGTGACAGATGGAGAAAGGGAGAAGTGAGATAGAAGAGATAAACAATGAGACGGTTATCGTTGGGGGTCATTGACCTTGATGGCTGAGCTtatcaaatgtttgcagaatcttttaaatgtgtaaaaatgtcataaaaaagtATCCCACCTAATCCACTGTCCTGATCTGGAGTAATTTTAGACGACAAAGGGAAGTGAAAAGAGGAAGCAAAAGAAGGAGAGACAAATACAAGGGCAAAGGTGGAGAATAATAGTGCTTACTCACCCACAGTTCCACAGGAGAAGAGGGTGGTCCCTCTACTCATGGTGTGGAGGTCACGCTGTGGaggagaggcaaaaatgaagcTTAATGTCAAGTAAAGCGTGTTTGTCCCTCAAAccatattaaaataagaaaatggaTATTAATTTGATATCCGTGCGATTGAGAGG is a window of Cheilinus undulatus linkage group 6, ASM1832078v1, whole genome shotgun sequence DNA encoding:
- the LOC121510599 gene encoding protein FAM53B-like — encoded protein: MVIIFLKTLEKKKGVSDVRPTNIERRLRDLHTMSRGTTLFSCGTVEADRWLDRRQTCGIQQSTPCQSGASLESLWDVMPEPGSWHWAKEPSTAITSLIRDLSLGDGSVSGPLSLATSTTAHYTTTATSQAPTAPPSKRQCRSLSFSDEFSGFRSSWRPQGSRVWTTVEKRRCLSGGSVRGGGGGFSSGNFPTMQRSSSFSLPSRSSIPSDGALDLPFFNQRLPLNPKFTASPVTPTSPSSRHHYHFLSLSHEQISLPELQGEEASEASSPDSTPELGRRTSQRAGVRGCLSRSRSQPCVLNDKKIGMKRRRPEDAQEQRPSLDLAKMTQKLQTFQSLSCPGFSATDSCRSNHPLPTSETFTHQDFAAVSELGLESRQEVAKDDEEEDSSYEELDSDSACSMDSRPGSPVGVEGGKRPLWKGDCGTQRDIFQLGGELDLDQIERN